From the genome of Polyangiaceae bacterium, one region includes:
- a CDS encoding heavy metal translocating P-type ATPase metal-binding domain-containing protein, translated as MRRGTSGGVRSWVTGLPAKLSRLRWIGGFDYRVEVQNLRRDRNRCARVIDVRGKNRGKSARLTNCCRTTLVDPAPSTNHCLHCGGPCSADVTAAFCCAGCRFVYELLRDERLDRYYALRGDKGEPVTTTVEGRDQKWLEPIEAELVKSAGLFRIDLDIQGLSCAACVWLIEQLFRREAGAAGIVVNPALGRIRLTASREFPLRHFVQRVESCGYLLGPKLKSDESPSNGLLFRMGIAIAIAMNGMILAISMYAGLTEGPLHRLFLTLSFGLATASVLVGGSYFGKSAIAGLRRGVLHLDLPIALGILLAYASSTWAWLAHGLTTYFDTLTVFIALMLVGRFLQMRLIERNQKRLLASDGAEGLYTRRLEGSEVVLRRAVEVRKGDTLVIAPGDVVPVSADLLGQDAAPFSLDWVNGESAPRVFEPGQTIPAGAFLADARAKMLRAADDFAASSLVDLLRAPPGDGRDGRATAYWRTFARVYVAAVLVIAFFALVVGYALTLDPRAALERVTAVLIVTCPCAFGIATPLAYEIVGARLRKAGLFVRSASFLDRAALVRKIVFDKTGTLTTGKLAIEDVSPAAMLSPLESRVLKNLAARSTHPKSAALSRALGTDDFWPDLVTEEIPGRGVQASVDGHSYRLGAREWIDPSSDIESDVAFGVDGRILASFRTVEDLRLDARAEVRALREMGYDIGILSGDSQERALEVAAACGITPENTVGGKSAEAKAEWVSAHDEGDLLFLGDGINDALVATEATASGTPAIDRPFLAARTDFYLVTPGLSPLRLALAYARRLRRVLGFTLSVAIAYNVVTVGLAYAGLMTPLLCAVLMPLSSLSTIAMVIVSLDERRSGERVRLQNLAPHPPTPSPRRRTAAPRRGGVFGASFAFFPPLRGARRRGEGARG; from the coding sequence ATGCGTCGTGGTACGAGCGGCGGCGTACGGTCATGGGTCACGGGTTTGCCGGCAAAACTTTCGCGTTTGCGGTGGATTGGCGGATTTGATTATCGAGTCGAAGTGCAGAACTTGCGCCGCGACCGCAATCGCTGCGCCCGAGTGATTGACGTTCGAGGGAAAAATCGCGGGAAATCCGCTCGGCTCACAAATTGCTGTCGGACGACGCTCGTGGACCCAGCGCCTTCGACGAATCATTGCCTGCATTGTGGTGGTCCGTGTTCAGCGGACGTCACGGCGGCATTCTGTTGTGCTGGTTGTCGCTTCGTATACGAATTATTGCGAGACGAACGGCTCGATCGTTACTACGCGCTTCGGGGCGACAAGGGTGAGCCTGTCACGACGACTGTGGAAGGTCGCGATCAAAAGTGGCTCGAACCCATCGAAGCCGAGCTTGTAAAGAGTGCCGGACTTTTCCGAATTGACCTCGACATCCAAGGTTTGTCGTGCGCCGCGTGCGTTTGGCTCATCGAACAGTTGTTTCGCCGCGAGGCTGGAGCTGCCGGCATTGTCGTCAATCCGGCACTTGGTCGTATTCGGCTCACGGCGTCGCGTGAATTCCCGTTGCGCCATTTCGTGCAGCGAGTCGAATCGTGCGGCTATTTGTTGGGGCCCAAGCTGAAGAGCGACGAGAGCCCGTCCAATGGGCTTCTGTTTCGCATGGGAATCGCCATTGCCATCGCGATGAATGGCATGATTTTGGCCATCTCCATGTACGCGGGTCTCACCGAGGGGCCCCTGCATCGGCTCTTTCTCACGCTCTCGTTCGGGCTCGCGACGGCAAGCGTGCTCGTGGGCGGATCGTATTTCGGAAAAAGCGCGATCGCCGGTTTGCGTCGCGGCGTATTGCATCTGGATTTGCCCATTGCGCTCGGCATTCTGCTCGCGTATGCCTCGTCGACGTGGGCATGGCTTGCGCATGGGCTCACGACGTATTTCGATACGCTGACGGTCTTCATTGCGTTGATGCTCGTCGGGCGTTTTCTGCAAATGCGGCTCATCGAGCGCAATCAGAAGCGGCTGCTCGCGAGTGACGGTGCCGAAGGGCTTTACACGCGGCGGCTCGAGGGGAGCGAGGTCGTTTTGCGACGCGCCGTGGAAGTTCGCAAAGGCGATACCTTGGTCATTGCGCCGGGCGATGTGGTGCCCGTTTCGGCCGATCTACTTGGGCAAGATGCCGCGCCGTTTTCGCTCGATTGGGTCAATGGGGAAAGCGCGCCACGCGTCTTCGAGCCTGGGCAAACCATTCCCGCGGGGGCATTTCTTGCGGATGCGCGAGCTAAAATGCTTCGTGCAGCGGATGATTTTGCTGCGAGCAGTCTCGTCGACTTGCTTCGCGCTCCGCCCGGCGATGGTCGCGATGGACGTGCGACGGCGTATTGGCGCACCTTTGCTCGCGTATACGTAGCCGCCGTGCTCGTGATTGCGTTTTTTGCGCTCGTCGTTGGATACGCGCTCACGCTCGATCCGCGCGCGGCGCTCGAGCGAGTGACGGCGGTATTGATCGTCACGTGTCCTTGCGCATTCGGTATTGCGACGCCTCTCGCGTACGAAATCGTCGGTGCGCGGCTTCGCAAGGCTGGTCTTTTCGTGCGTTCGGCGTCATTTCTCGATCGTGCAGCGCTCGTGCGAAAGATCGTTTTTGACAAGACGGGGACGCTCACGACGGGAAAGCTTGCAATCGAGGATGTTTCGCCCGCGGCGATGCTTTCGCCTCTCGAATCGCGCGTCCTGAAAAACCTTGCCGCTCGCAGCACGCATCCCAAGAGTGCTGCTCTTTCTCGCGCGCTCGGAACGGACGACTTTTGGCCGGATCTCGTGACCGAAGAGATTCCGGGTCGTGGTGTTCAGGCGAGCGTGGATGGGCATTCGTATCGTCTTGGCGCGCGCGAGTGGATTGACCCGTCGAGCGACATCGAATCGGATGTGGCATTTGGGGTCGACGGTCGGATTCTCGCTTCGTTTCGCACCGTCGAGGACCTTCGTCTCGATGCGCGTGCCGAAGTGCGTGCATTGCGGGAAATGGGATACGATATTGGAATTTTGAGTGGGGATTCTCAGGAGCGCGCTCTCGAAGTTGCGGCAGCGTGTGGCATAACGCCGGAGAATACCGTGGGAGGAAAGAGCGCCGAAGCGAAGGCGGAATGGGTTAGCGCGCATGACGAGGGCGATCTGTTGTTTTTGGGCGACGGAATCAATGACGCGCTCGTGGCGACCGAAGCGACGGCGAGCGGCACACCGGCCATCGATCGGCCATTTCTCGCGGCGCGCACGGATTTCTATCTGGTCACGCCGGGGCTATCGCCATTGCGACTTGCGCTCGCGTATGCGCGAAGGTTGCGTCGCGTGCTTGGATTCACGTTGTCGGTGGCGATTGCGTACAACGTCGTGACGGTCGGTTTGGCGTATGCGGGGCTCATGACGCCGCTGCTTTGCGCGGTGCTCATGCCGCTCTCGTCGCTCAGCACGATTGCAATGGTCATCGTATCGCTCGACGAGCGAAGGAGTGGTGAACGGGTGCGCTTGCAAAATCTCGCACCTCACCCCCCAACCCCCTCTCCCCGTCGCCGCACTGCGGCTCCGCGGAGAGGGGGAGTTTTCGGAGCAAGTTTCGCCTTCTTTCCCCCTCTCCGCGGCGCAAGGCGCCGGGGAGAGGGGGCCAGGGGGTGA
- a CDS encoding response regulator, with protein MTVEHEHDPTLRADHGPRLCDDTYWALAVISSLAIAFEWDVVRDRVRRLQSNVDELPATESDTLEGVLQVVHPSDRDVFRANARSALESEDGIYQSEFRIIRPNGEVRWLGEFGRVEFDANHRPLRLVGISHDITDHKRAEEALKEADRRKDEFLAMLAHELRNPLAPILNAVQLLRLIGPVPLRQQKLHDVLERQVNQLARLVDDLLDVSRVSRGKVQLRKAFIHLDDVVGQAIETSRPLIDARNHHLTVNVPLDPILLDGDFARLAQVVSNLLNNAAKYTDEGGCIELNVDRVMNDGQMEAVIRVADNGRGMDPQAMRNLFQLFYQVDRNLDRSEGGLGIGLSLVKNLVEMHGGRVEAHSAGRGKGSEFVVRLPVRVDDVAPRKPNGGAPRTMASSGLRVLVVDDNRDAADTLAQLLEVEGHEVLRAYDGKGAVENALETRPDVILLDIGLPHMSGFDACRAMRHGGLNHAVIIATTGYGQDDDRRLSREAGFDAHLVKPVDLQTIRNVLASRAAKAA; from the coding sequence ATGACCGTCGAGCACGAGCATGATCCGACGCTGCGAGCAGACCATGGGCCTCGGCTGTGCGACGATACCTATTGGGCGCTTGCCGTCATTTCATCGTTGGCGATTGCGTTCGAGTGGGATGTCGTGCGTGACCGTGTGCGACGGCTGCAAAGCAACGTGGATGAATTGCCAGCAACCGAGTCGGACACGCTCGAGGGCGTTCTACAAGTGGTTCATCCGTCGGATCGGGACGTGTTTCGAGCGAACGCTCGGTCAGCGCTGGAATCGGAAGACGGTATTTACCAATCCGAATTCCGAATCATCAGGCCGAATGGTGAAGTCCGATGGCTCGGTGAATTTGGGCGCGTTGAATTCGATGCAAACCACCGCCCACTGCGGCTCGTTGGTATATCGCATGATATTACCGACCACAAGCGCGCCGAGGAAGCGCTAAAAGAAGCGGATCGACGAAAGGATGAATTTTTGGCCATGCTCGCGCACGAGCTGCGCAATCCGCTCGCCCCGATTCTCAATGCGGTCCAGCTTCTTCGTTTGATTGGACCCGTGCCTCTTCGGCAGCAAAAACTTCACGACGTGCTCGAACGGCAAGTAAATCAACTCGCCCGGTTGGTGGACGATCTGCTGGACGTATCGCGCGTATCGCGCGGAAAAGTTCAGCTCCGAAAAGCGTTCATTCATCTCGATGATGTGGTAGGACAAGCGATCGAGACGAGCCGCCCACTGATTGATGCACGTAATCATCATTTGACGGTGAACGTGCCACTGGATCCGATTCTTTTGGATGGCGACTTCGCTCGATTGGCGCAGGTCGTGAGCAACTTGCTGAACAATGCGGCCAAGTATACGGACGAAGGGGGCTGCATTGAATTGAATGTGGATCGGGTGATGAACGATGGCCAGATGGAGGCTGTCATTCGAGTAGCCGACAATGGTCGAGGAATGGATCCTCAAGCCATGAGGAATTTGTTTCAACTCTTTTATCAGGTCGACCGGAATTTGGACCGTTCCGAGGGGGGCTTGGGCATCGGGCTGTCGCTCGTGAAGAATCTCGTCGAAATGCACGGCGGGCGTGTCGAGGCGCATAGCGCCGGACGAGGTAAAGGAAGCGAATTCGTCGTGCGTCTTCCGGTGCGTGTCGACGATGTGGCGCCGCGGAAGCCGAACGGCGGTGCGCCGCGGACAATGGCGAGCAGTGGCTTGCGGGTGCTCGTGGTGGACGACAACCGCGATGCGGCGGATACGCTCGCGCAATTGCTGGAAGTCGAGGGGCACGAAGTTTTGCGGGCGTACGATGGTAAAGGGGCTGTCGAGAATGCTCTTGAAACGCGGCCCGATGTGATATTGCTCGATATTGGCCTCCCTCACATGAGTGGTTTCGACGCTTGTCGCGCGATGCGGCACGGCGGATTGAATCATGCGGTCATCATCGCAACGACGGGATATGGCCAGGACGATGATCGACGATTGTCGCGAGAAGCCGGATTCGACGCGCATCTCGTCAAACCAGTCGATCTGCAGACGATCCGCAACGTGCTGGCATCTCGAGCGGCTAAGGCAGCATGA
- a CDS encoding AAA family ATPase: MKRLKTSPYRVMDTLREGPESTLVRAVRNADGRRLVCKVLSPNSSGAHDIERLKHEFDIAGSLDVPAVVKPLALESYQGLPVLVMPDIDARPLDHIPVPMETSGFLRLAVRLAAAIAQIHGQDVIHKDLKPSSILVDPTMNHVKIVDFGIASRLSREHVAPRRPRQIEGSLPYMSPEQTGRMSQPVDSRTDLYSLGVIFYELLTGKLPFEARDPLAWIHCHIAHAPPPLAEVKPGVPEGLSGVVMKLLEKMPDDRYQSAAGLLHDIEECIVRWAECGRIDAFSLGRYDLSDRLRIPQKLYGREEEIASLVSAFDRVVTTGRPEIVLVSGYSGIGKSSLIQELHKPVAQRRGFFVAGKFDQHRRESPYATIVQAFRELVFDLLMESEDRIAEWRKSLREALGVNGQLIVDVIAQVELIIGPQPPVPVLPPAEAQNRFRIVFREFIGVFTTREHPLALFFDDLQWADSGSLGLLEDLVTHTEAQFLLLVGAYRDHEVFPSHPLMLAIDNVRKMGTKTSNIVLGPLSPRHLTAFLADALRCSADRATPLSELLHEKTAGNPFFTIQFLLTLYEERLVEFNPNAGEWQWDIAKIRAKGLTDNVVALMIGKLSRLSPATLDAVKLAACLGNTADAAILAMVLGRSEQEVHAAFWDALHAGLLSRTGDTYKFTHDRVQEAAYSLIPEASRAAIHLNIGRILEAHVPPAKIAEQIFDIVNHLNRGVELITDEREREALWRLNFAAGRKAKSSIAHASALRYLSLASTLLAPDAWTTNYDDTFEIHLERSECEYLAGHFSQADALFNVLLENARSKFDCVRVYRLRMRLYQVSGRYDEGVTVALAALHLFGVTLPDEESEIRRATKDVIATIAKLMHGRRIADLIDAPMATDPEARAIIALLVESAPCAYIGRPRIFPLIALEAVCWSLERGNTEESCFAYSVYGLMLVSIFEDIPAGYEFSEMSLRLNEKLDDRKLRGTLLHLHGDHIHFWRKHFSTGFPILQQAFRACLDVGDLVYAGFLAFETVWQYIENGESLDDVLESSRKYAAFARQSHNDAVYETIRFEQQFVAAFQGMTQGLSSFEDGEFDEASSLQVITRATFGCGIVFHDIMKQIMAFHAGEHEAALELAMRAAANLGAAMAMPIEATYHFYLALTLAALHPKRTEEQQREILSKLDHLRQKHALWADNCPQNYQNRHALVCAEIARIQNRDMDAMRLYDQAIQSAHDNGFVHQEALAYEIAAKFYESRGFDLNAHAHAQEARIRYGRWGAAAKVKQMDVRYPRLWGQSRGATISSATFSARAEQLDLLSVVKASQTISGEIAVDKLLPTLLEVVLQQGGAQRACLVLVRDAQPSIEAEAFLQGQDVETKVLQSEPLWSSTRVPVSLARYAMRTKQRVILNDNAEMARYMGDPFIASVKPRSLSWLPIMRQGEVIGLLYLENDLVTGAFTTERIAALELLASQAAISLEHARSLATEQAERLRAEEALRARDEFLSIASHELNTPLASLLLSLQRLRRDIRGCPSGNPSMEKSVDRIERQCTRLSRLNADLLDVSRIHAQRLRLDRAEVDCVALVHDVVGQFQAEFERAGIFVSISAHRHLIGRWDRCRVEQIVANLISNAIKFGSGRPIEISVEGQSGMAQISVRDQGIGVAPEMRARIFERFERAVSDKHYGGLGLGLYIATEIAKAHGGTITVESEEGKGSTFTLSLPDVVEVDEESAPTV; the protein is encoded by the coding sequence ATGAAGAGACTGAAAACGTCACCGTATCGCGTGATGGATACCCTTCGCGAAGGCCCGGAGTCGACGCTCGTCCGCGCCGTGCGCAACGCCGATGGGCGGCGCCTCGTGTGCAAAGTGCTGAGCCCGAATTCCAGCGGCGCGCACGACATCGAGCGGCTGAAACATGAATTCGACATTGCAGGGTCGCTCGACGTCCCGGCGGTCGTCAAGCCCTTGGCGCTCGAATCGTACCAGGGGCTGCCTGTCCTCGTCATGCCGGACATCGATGCAAGACCGCTCGATCATATTCCAGTCCCCATGGAAACGAGCGGCTTTCTTCGTCTTGCCGTCCGCCTTGCGGCTGCCATTGCTCAAATTCATGGGCAAGATGTCATTCACAAGGACCTGAAGCCCTCGAGCATTCTCGTCGATCCGACGATGAACCATGTGAAAATCGTCGACTTCGGCATTGCTTCGCGGCTCTCTCGCGAGCACGTGGCTCCGCGAAGACCACGGCAAATCGAGGGATCTTTGCCGTACATGTCGCCGGAACAGACGGGTCGGATGAGTCAACCGGTGGATAGCCGCACGGATCTCTATTCGCTTGGCGTGATATTTTATGAATTGCTCACGGGCAAGCTTCCCTTCGAAGCGCGCGATCCGCTCGCGTGGATTCATTGCCACATCGCGCATGCGCCTCCGCCGCTCGCCGAAGTGAAACCGGGCGTGCCGGAGGGGTTATCGGGCGTCGTGATGAAGCTGCTCGAGAAAATGCCGGACGATCGATACCAGAGCGCCGCGGGGCTTTTGCACGACATTGAAGAGTGCATCGTCAGGTGGGCCGAATGCGGGCGTATCGATGCATTTTCGCTGGGTCGGTACGATCTTTCGGATCGCCTTCGAATTCCACAAAAACTTTATGGGCGAGAAGAAGAGATCGCATCGCTCGTCAGCGCTTTCGATCGCGTCGTCACGACGGGCAGGCCGGAGATCGTGCTGGTGTCCGGTTATTCTGGCATTGGTAAGTCGTCGTTGATTCAAGAGCTGCACAAGCCCGTTGCGCAGCGGCGAGGGTTTTTCGTGGCGGGCAAATTCGATCAACATCGCCGCGAGAGCCCCTACGCCACGATCGTGCAAGCTTTCCGAGAGCTCGTGTTCGACTTGCTGATGGAGAGCGAGGATCGGATTGCGGAATGGAGGAAAAGTCTTCGGGAAGCGCTGGGCGTCAATGGGCAGCTCATCGTGGACGTCATTGCGCAGGTGGAGCTCATCATCGGGCCGCAACCGCCCGTTCCCGTTTTGCCGCCGGCGGAAGCGCAGAATCGGTTTCGTATCGTATTTCGCGAGTTCATTGGTGTATTCACGACACGCGAGCACCCGCTCGCGCTCTTCTTCGACGACCTCCAATGGGCCGATTCGGGCAGTCTCGGGCTCCTGGAGGACCTCGTGACGCACACCGAAGCTCAGTTCTTGCTCCTCGTTGGCGCATATCGCGACCATGAAGTTTTCCCGTCGCATCCGCTGATGCTGGCGATCGACAATGTGCGGAAAATGGGAACGAAGACGTCGAACATCGTTCTTGGTCCGCTGTCTCCACGGCATCTCACGGCATTTCTCGCCGACGCTCTTCGCTGCAGTGCGGACCGCGCGACTCCGCTTTCGGAGCTTTTGCACGAAAAGACGGCTGGCAACCCTTTTTTCACGATTCAATTTCTGCTCACGCTCTATGAAGAACGCCTCGTGGAATTCAATCCGAATGCTGGGGAGTGGCAGTGGGACATTGCCAAGATTCGGGCCAAGGGATTGACAGATAATGTCGTGGCATTGATGATAGGGAAGTTGAGCCGCCTTTCGCCCGCTACGCTGGACGCGGTGAAGCTCGCAGCGTGCCTTGGAAATACTGCGGATGCGGCCATCTTGGCGATGGTGCTCGGGCGTTCGGAACAAGAGGTGCACGCGGCGTTTTGGGATGCGCTGCATGCGGGGCTATTGTCGCGCACGGGCGATACGTACAAGTTCACGCACGATCGCGTTCAAGAAGCGGCGTATTCGCTCATTCCGGAGGCGTCTCGAGCGGCGATTCATTTGAACATCGGGCGGATTCTCGAGGCGCACGTGCCGCCGGCGAAGATTGCGGAGCAAATTTTCGATATCGTCAACCACCTCAACCGCGGCGTCGAGCTCATTACGGACGAGCGCGAAAGGGAAGCTCTGTGGCGCCTGAATTTTGCAGCCGGTCGGAAAGCAAAGAGCTCGATTGCTCATGCATCGGCCTTGCGATATTTGAGCCTGGCATCGACGCTGCTCGCGCCGGACGCTTGGACGACGAATTACGACGACACGTTCGAGATTCATTTGGAACGGTCGGAGTGTGAATACCTTGCGGGGCATTTCTCGCAGGCCGATGCGCTGTTCAACGTGCTGCTCGAGAACGCGCGGTCGAAGTTCGACTGCGTGCGGGTATATCGGCTCCGCATGAGGTTGTACCAGGTGTCGGGTCGATATGACGAAGGGGTGACCGTTGCGCTTGCGGCATTGCATCTATTTGGTGTGACGTTGCCGGACGAGGAAAGTGAAATTCGTCGCGCGACCAAAGACGTCATTGCGACGATAGCGAAGCTCATGCATGGTCGCCGGATAGCCGATCTCATCGATGCGCCCATGGCGACGGATCCGGAGGCGCGAGCGATCATCGCGCTTCTCGTCGAATCAGCGCCCTGCGCATATATCGGCCGGCCGCGCATCTTCCCACTCATCGCGCTCGAGGCCGTATGCTGGTCGCTCGAGCGCGGCAACACCGAGGAATCGTGCTTTGCCTATAGCGTGTATGGTTTGATGCTCGTGTCCATTTTCGAGGACATTCCTGCGGGTTACGAGTTTTCTGAAATGTCCTTGCGGCTCAACGAGAAGCTCGACGACCGGAAACTTCGCGGGACGCTTTTGCATTTGCACGGCGATCACATTCATTTCTGGCGGAAGCATTTTTCCACGGGTTTTCCCATTTTGCAGCAAGCATTCCGCGCGTGCCTCGACGTCGGCGATTTGGTGTACGCTGGTTTTCTCGCATTCGAAACGGTTTGGCAATACATCGAAAACGGCGAGTCGCTCGACGACGTGCTCGAATCTTCACGAAAGTATGCGGCGTTTGCCAGGCAAAGCCACAACGACGCGGTTTATGAGACGATTCGTTTCGAGCAACAATTCGTGGCGGCATTTCAAGGCATGACGCAGGGGTTATCGAGCTTCGAGGATGGGGAATTCGACGAAGCATCCAGTTTGCAGGTCATTACGAGGGCGACGTTCGGCTGCGGCATCGTTTTTCACGACATCATGAAGCAGATCATGGCGTTTCATGCGGGCGAGCACGAAGCGGCGCTCGAGCTCGCGATGCGAGCGGCAGCAAACCTCGGGGCGGCCATGGCGATGCCGATCGAAGCGACGTATCATTTTTATTTGGCGCTCACGCTCGCGGCGCTCCATCCGAAGAGGACCGAAGAGCAGCAACGCGAGATCCTGTCGAAGCTCGACCATTTGCGACAAAAGCATGCACTTTGGGCAGACAATTGCCCGCAAAATTATCAGAACCGCCACGCGCTCGTGTGTGCCGAAATAGCGCGCATTCAAAACCGCGATATGGACGCGATGCGTCTTTACGACCAAGCGATTCAATCTGCGCACGACAATGGTTTCGTTCACCAGGAGGCGCTCGCGTACGAAATCGCTGCCAAGTTTTACGAATCGCGTGGGTTCGACCTCAATGCACATGCGCATGCGCAGGAAGCTCGGATTCGTTATGGTCGCTGGGGCGCCGCCGCCAAGGTGAAGCAAATGGACGTTCGGTACCCTCGGCTTTGGGGACAATCCAGGGGGGCCACGATATCCTCGGCGACATTCTCCGCACGCGCCGAGCAGCTCGATTTGCTTTCGGTCGTGAAGGCATCGCAAACGATTTCGGGTGAGATTGCCGTCGACAAGTTGCTGCCCACGCTGCTCGAAGTGGTTTTGCAGCAGGGCGGGGCGCAACGAGCTTGTCTGGTGCTCGTTCGGGATGCGCAGCCATCGATCGAGGCCGAGGCGTTTTTGCAGGGCCAGGACGTCGAGACGAAAGTCCTCCAGTCGGAGCCTTTGTGGTCGTCCACGCGCGTGCCCGTATCGCTTGCTCGATATGCCATGCGAACGAAGCAGCGGGTGATTTTGAATGACAATGCCGAGATGGCGAGGTACATGGGAGACCCGTTCATTGCCAGCGTGAAGCCGAGGTCTTTGTCATGGCTTCCCATCATGCGGCAGGGGGAAGTGATTGGACTACTTTATTTGGAAAACGATCTCGTGACGGGAGCTTTTACGACCGAGCGTATTGCGGCGCTCGAGCTGCTCGCGTCGCAGGCGGCGATTTCTCTCGAGCATGCGCGGTCGCTCGCGACCGAGCAGGCCGAAAGGCTGAGGGCCGAGGAGGCACTTCGTGCGCGTGACGAATTCCTTTCGATTGCATCCCACGAGCTCAATACGCCGCTCGCATCGCTGCTTTTGTCGCTTCAGCGGCTCCGTCGAGACATCAGGGGGTGCCCATCCGGAAATCCATCGATGGAAAAGTCGGTCGATCGTATCGAACGGCAATGCACGCGCCTGTCGCGGCTCAATGCCGACCTGCTCGACGTGTCGCGGATTCACGCCCAACGCTTGCGGCTCGATCGGGCAGAGGTCGATTGCGTGGCGCTCGTACACGATGTCGTGGGTCAATTTCAGGCTGAATTCGAACGCGCGGGCATCTTTGTGTCGATTTCGGCGCATCGCCATCTCATTGGCCGTTGGGATCGGTGCAGGGTGGAGCAGATCGTTGCGAATTTGATATCGAATGCGATCAAGTTCGGTAGCGGCAGGCCCATTGAAATTTCCGTGGAGGGTCAATCAGGCATGGCGCAGATTTCGGTGCGGGATCAGGGAATTGGAGTTGCACCTGAAATGCGTGCGCGAATCTTCGAGCGCTTCGAGCGTGCCGTTTCCGACAAGCATTATGGTGGGCTGGGCCTCGGGCTTTATATCGCGACCGAAATTGCGAAAGCTCATGGTGGGACGATTACGGTGGAGAGCGAAGAAGGGAAGGGGTCGACGTTCACGCTTTCATTGCCGGACGTGGTCGAGGTGGACGAGGAATCGGCCCCTACGGTCTGA
- a CDS encoding DMP19 family protein, whose protein sequence is MTEAPEDEEAEAAEVMAMLAEWARRAEFATTEPVVLVPRQVTITRETLETAYVQDILEPVFCEMLEVSTGAEAEAVLASFSLGQRRLYAVEWYVMEVNSGGHEFFFGCSAGLVWPDALAGLEMLGATAAWEILLEATQRFPEPLSVEYSQREEALKKLPDKVFDDLDRRFYDGVDDQVWALMEAYIRAHPDEFLWSGTVVDVEHPYEIQVVDGEYRWVLKAPK, encoded by the coding sequence ATGACAGAAGCTCCTGAGGACGAAGAGGCAGAGGCTGCCGAGGTTATGGCGATGTTGGCAGAGTGGGCGCGTCGTGCTGAGTTCGCCACGACCGAACCCGTTGTTCTCGTGCCGCGTCAGGTCACCATCACCCGCGAGACACTGGAGACCGCGTATGTGCAAGACATTCTCGAACCTGTATTCTGTGAGATGCTCGAAGTCAGCACAGGCGCGGAAGCGGAAGCCGTATTGGCTTCATTCTCGCTCGGGCAGCGGAGGCTCTATGCCGTCGAGTGGTATGTGATGGAGGTGAACAGCGGGGGCCACGAGTTTTTCTTCGGTTGTTCAGCCGGATTGGTTTGGCCTGACGCTCTTGCGGGACTCGAGATGCTGGGAGCAACGGCGGCGTGGGAGATCTTGCTGGAGGCGACGCAGCGCTTTCCCGAACCGCTATCAGTTGAATACTCCCAGCGTGAGGAAGCGCTCAAGAAGCTTCCCGACAAGGTATTCGATGACCTGGATCGCCGATTCTACGACGGTGTGGATGACCAAGTCTGGGCGTTGATGGAAGCGTACATCCGGGCCCACCCCGACGAGTTTCTGTGGTCGGGCACGGTGGTGGACGTCGAACACCCCTACGAGATACAGGTTGTCGACGGCGAGTATAGGTGGGTGCTGAAGGCTCCGAAGTAA
- a CDS encoding ABC transporter permease codes for MNDAEDHYHSPKFDEPPADSAYLTKAEWRFVAKVFAIATVAVSIFVGAVLTLQTTYALKTFSAEGRVAGIVAVSAFREMNKVAVGSAACIAFVCMVDRRTDAGIAPPSRGLFLPITITLPLFAPLAGFIITTSSVLLLLVGHDQPYAGCLDSIQDILMIQDPLVGFFSAMVYSLLLGVLARDVARIVARYSRWTILKILILSWVTQLLAYLFSSWIMKVLPH; via the coding sequence ATGAACGACGCTGAAGATCATTATCACTCCCCCAAGTTCGATGAGCCTCCTGCGGATAGCGCGTACTTGACGAAGGCCGAGTGGAGGTTCGTGGCCAAGGTTTTTGCCATTGCCACCGTGGCCGTGTCGATCTTTGTCGGTGCAGTTCTGACCCTACAGACGACCTATGCGTTGAAGACGTTCAGCGCCGAGGGGCGTGTCGCGGGTATCGTCGCGGTATCTGCATTTCGTGAAATGAATAAAGTGGCGGTTGGCTCTGCAGCTTGTATCGCGTTCGTCTGTATGGTCGATCGGCGGACGGATGCAGGTATCGCACCGCCGTCCCGGGGCCTGTTCTTGCCCATCACCATAACCTTGCCCCTCTTCGCTCCCTTGGCAGGGTTCATCATCACGACGTCCTCGGTGCTGCTCCTGCTCGTTGGCCATGATCAACCCTATGCAGGTTGTCTTGATTCGATCCAGGATATTCTGATGATCCAGGATCCTCTGGTGGGTTTTTTCTCTGCAATGGTATATTCACTATTGCTCGGTGTGCTTGCGCGAGATGTCGCGCGTATCGTTGCCCGTTATTCGAGATGGACCATTCTCAAAATTTTGATTCTATCGTGGGTGACGCAGTTGCTAGCATATCTCTTCTCGTCTTGGATCATGAAAGTGCTTCCTCATTGA